Proteins encoded by one window of Antechinus flavipes isolate AdamAnt ecotype Samford, QLD, Australia chromosome 4, AdamAnt_v2, whole genome shotgun sequence:
- the ANP32E gene encoding acidic leucine-rich nuclear phosphoprotein 32 family member E isoform X1 — MEEEEAMDLKQKINLELRNRAPEEVTELVLDNCHSVNGEIEGLNDTFKELEFLSMVNVALTSLARLPSLSKLRKLELSDNIISGGLEVLAEKCPNLTYLNLSGNKIKDLSTVEALQNLKSLKSLDLFKCEITNLQDYRESIFELLQQITYLDGFDQEDNEAPDSEEEEEDEEDDNDEDEDEEEDEAGPPGGYEEEEEDEDEAGSDLEGEEEEVGLSYLMKEEIQDDDDDDDYVEEGDEEEEEEEESVQGEKRKRDIEDEGEEEDD; from the exons atggaggaggaggaggccatGGATTTGAAACAGAAGATTAACCTGGAGTTAAGGAACAGAGCCCCCGAGGAG GTGACAGAGTTAGTCCTTGATAACTGTCATTCTGTCAACGGGGAAATTGAGGGCCTCAATGATACtttcaaagaattagaatttCTGAGCATGGTCAATGTGGCACTCACCTCTCTGGCTCGGCTCCCCAGCTTGAGTAAACTTCGGAAG TTGGAACTTAGTGATAATATTATTTCTGGGGGCCTGGAGGTCCTGGCAGAAAAATGTCCAAATCTCACCTACCTCAATCTGAGTGGCAACAAAATCAAAGATCTCAGCACAGTAGAAGCTCTG CAAAATCTTAAAAGCTTGAAAAGCCTTGACTTGTTTAAGTGTGAGATCACAAACCTTCAAGATTACAGAGAGAGTATTTTTGAACTGCTTCAACAAATCACCTATCTGGATGGATTTGATCAGGAAGATAATGAAGCCCCAGAttctgaagaagaggaagaagatgaagagg atgataatgatgaagatgaagatgaagaggagGATGAAGCAGGTCCACCAGGAGGatatgaggaagaggaggaagatgaagatgaagcaGGTTCAGAtttggagggagaagaagaggaggtggGTCTCTCATACCTAATGAAGGAAGAAATTCAG gatgatgatgatgatgatgactatgTTGAAgaaggagatgaagaggaagaagaag AAGAAGAAAGTGttcaaggagaaaagaggaaacgAGATATTGAagatgaaggagaagaagaagatgattaA
- the ANP32E gene encoding acidic leucine-rich nuclear phosphoprotein 32 family member E isoform X5 — translation MEEEEAMDLKQKINLELRNRAPEEVTELVLDNCHSVNGEIEGLNDTFKELEFLSMVNVALTSLARLPSLSKLRKLELSDNIISGGLEVLAEKCPNLTYLNLSGNKIKDLSTVEALMIMMKMKMKRRMKQVHQEDMRKRRKMKMKQVQIWREKKRRWVSHT, via the exons atggaggaggaggaggccatGGATTTGAAACAGAAGATTAACCTGGAGTTAAGGAACAGAGCCCCCGAGGAG GTGACAGAGTTAGTCCTTGATAACTGTCATTCTGTCAACGGGGAAATTGAGGGCCTCAATGATACtttcaaagaattagaatttCTGAGCATGGTCAATGTGGCACTCACCTCTCTGGCTCGGCTCCCCAGCTTGAGTAAACTTCGGAAG TTGGAACTTAGTGATAATATTATTTCTGGGGGCCTGGAGGTCCTGGCAGAAAAATGTCCAAATCTCACCTACCTCAATCTGAGTGGCAACAAAATCAAAGATCTCAGCACAGTAGAAGCTCTG atgataatgatgaagatgaagatgaagaggagGATGAAGCAGGTCCACCAGGAGGatatgaggaagaggaggaagatgaagatgaagcaGGTTCAGAtttggagggagaagaagaggaggtggGTCTCTCATACCTAA
- the ANP32E gene encoding acidic leucine-rich nuclear phosphoprotein 32 family member E isoform X3, translating to MEEEEAMDLKQKINLELRNRAPEEVTELVLDNCHSVNGEIEGLNDTFKELEFLSMVNVALTSLARLPSLSKLRKLELSDNIISGGLEVLAEKCPNLTYLNLSGNKIKDLSTVEALQNLKSLKSLDLFKCEITNLQDYRESIFELLQQITYLDGFDQEDNEAPDSEEEEEDEEDDNDEDEDEEEDEAGPPGGYEEEEEDEDEAGSDLEGEEEEDDDDDDDYVEEGDEEEEEEEESVQGEKRKRDIEDEGEEEDD from the exons atggaggaggaggaggccatGGATTTGAAACAGAAGATTAACCTGGAGTTAAGGAACAGAGCCCCCGAGGAG GTGACAGAGTTAGTCCTTGATAACTGTCATTCTGTCAACGGGGAAATTGAGGGCCTCAATGATACtttcaaagaattagaatttCTGAGCATGGTCAATGTGGCACTCACCTCTCTGGCTCGGCTCCCCAGCTTGAGTAAACTTCGGAAG TTGGAACTTAGTGATAATATTATTTCTGGGGGCCTGGAGGTCCTGGCAGAAAAATGTCCAAATCTCACCTACCTCAATCTGAGTGGCAACAAAATCAAAGATCTCAGCACAGTAGAAGCTCTG CAAAATCTTAAAAGCTTGAAAAGCCTTGACTTGTTTAAGTGTGAGATCACAAACCTTCAAGATTACAGAGAGAGTATTTTTGAACTGCTTCAACAAATCACCTATCTGGATGGATTTGATCAGGAAGATAATGAAGCCCCAGAttctgaagaagaggaagaagatgaagagg atgataatgatgaagatgaagatgaagaggagGATGAAGCAGGTCCACCAGGAGGatatgaggaagaggaggaagatgaagatgaagcaGGTTCAGAtttggagggagaagaagaggag gatgatgatgatgatgatgactatgTTGAAgaaggagatgaagaggaagaagaag AAGAAGAAAGTGttcaaggagaaaagaggaaacgAGATATTGAagatgaaggagaagaagaagatgattaA
- the ANP32E gene encoding acidic leucine-rich nuclear phosphoprotein 32 family member E isoform X4 — protein MEEEEAMDLKQKINLELRNRAPEEVTELVLDNCHSVNGEIEGLNDTFKELEFLSMVNVALTSLARLPSLSKLRKLELSDNIISGGLEVLAEKCPNLTYLNLSGNKIKDLSTVEALQNLKSLKSLDLFKCEITNLQDYRESIFELLQQITYLDGFDQEDNEAPDSEEEEEDEEDDNDEDEDEEEDEAGPPGGYEEEEEDEDEAGSDLEGEEEEDDDDDDDYVEEGDEEEEEEESVQGEKRKRDIEDEGEEEDD, from the exons atggaggaggaggaggccatGGATTTGAAACAGAAGATTAACCTGGAGTTAAGGAACAGAGCCCCCGAGGAG GTGACAGAGTTAGTCCTTGATAACTGTCATTCTGTCAACGGGGAAATTGAGGGCCTCAATGATACtttcaaagaattagaatttCTGAGCATGGTCAATGTGGCACTCACCTCTCTGGCTCGGCTCCCCAGCTTGAGTAAACTTCGGAAG TTGGAACTTAGTGATAATATTATTTCTGGGGGCCTGGAGGTCCTGGCAGAAAAATGTCCAAATCTCACCTACCTCAATCTGAGTGGCAACAAAATCAAAGATCTCAGCACAGTAGAAGCTCTG CAAAATCTTAAAAGCTTGAAAAGCCTTGACTTGTTTAAGTGTGAGATCACAAACCTTCAAGATTACAGAGAGAGTATTTTTGAACTGCTTCAACAAATCACCTATCTGGATGGATTTGATCAGGAAGATAATGAAGCCCCAGAttctgaagaagaggaagaagatgaagagg atgataatgatgaagatgaagatgaagaggagGATGAAGCAGGTCCACCAGGAGGatatgaggaagaggaggaagatgaagatgaagcaGGTTCAGAtttggagggagaagaagaggag gatgatgatgatgatgatgactatgTTGAAgaaggagatgaagaggaagaagaag AAGAAAGTGttcaaggagaaaagaggaaacgAGATATTGAagatgaaggagaagaagaagatgattaA
- the ANP32E gene encoding acidic leucine-rich nuclear phosphoprotein 32 family member E isoform X2 encodes MEEEEAMDLKQKINLELRNRAPEEVTELVLDNCHSVNGEIEGLNDTFKELEFLSMVNVALTSLARLPSLSKLRKLELSDNIISGGLEVLAEKCPNLTYLNLSGNKIKDLSTVEALQNLKSLKSLDLFKCEITNLQDYRESIFELLQQITYLDGFDQEDNEAPDSEEEEEDEEDDNDEDEDEEEDEAGPPGGYEEEEEDEDEAGSDLEGEEEEVGLSYLMKEEIQDDDDDDDYVEEGDEEEEEEESVQGEKRKRDIEDEGEEEDD; translated from the exons atggaggaggaggaggccatGGATTTGAAACAGAAGATTAACCTGGAGTTAAGGAACAGAGCCCCCGAGGAG GTGACAGAGTTAGTCCTTGATAACTGTCATTCTGTCAACGGGGAAATTGAGGGCCTCAATGATACtttcaaagaattagaatttCTGAGCATGGTCAATGTGGCACTCACCTCTCTGGCTCGGCTCCCCAGCTTGAGTAAACTTCGGAAG TTGGAACTTAGTGATAATATTATTTCTGGGGGCCTGGAGGTCCTGGCAGAAAAATGTCCAAATCTCACCTACCTCAATCTGAGTGGCAACAAAATCAAAGATCTCAGCACAGTAGAAGCTCTG CAAAATCTTAAAAGCTTGAAAAGCCTTGACTTGTTTAAGTGTGAGATCACAAACCTTCAAGATTACAGAGAGAGTATTTTTGAACTGCTTCAACAAATCACCTATCTGGATGGATTTGATCAGGAAGATAATGAAGCCCCAGAttctgaagaagaggaagaagatgaagagg atgataatgatgaagatgaagatgaagaggagGATGAAGCAGGTCCACCAGGAGGatatgaggaagaggaggaagatgaagatgaagcaGGTTCAGAtttggagggagaagaagaggaggtggGTCTCTCATACCTAATGAAGGAAGAAATTCAG gatgatgatgatgatgatgactatgTTGAAgaaggagatgaagaggaagaagaag AAGAAAGTGttcaaggagaaaagaggaaacgAGATATTGAagatgaaggagaagaagaagatgattaA